In Edaphobacter bradus, the following are encoded in one genomic region:
- a CDS encoding YfiT family bacillithiol transferase, with protein sequence MNVTEVVDSQYPIGKFVKPETITPDDRLNAIASIAEMPEQLRNAVDGLNATQLNTPYREGGWTVRQLVHHIADSHMNAFIRVRLALTEDWPTVKTYDEKAWAALRDSVAPVEWSLELIESLHARWVLMLQSLSEEQWARGFRHPEDGPMSIELATLAYGWHSRHHVAHITRLRANKKW encoded by the coding sequence ATGAATGTGACCGAGGTGGTGGACTCGCAGTATCCGATTGGAAAGTTTGTGAAGCCGGAGACGATCACTCCGGATGACCGGCTGAATGCGATTGCGTCGATCGCCGAGATGCCGGAGCAGTTGCGAAATGCGGTGGACGGGCTGAATGCAACGCAGTTGAATACGCCGTATCGCGAGGGTGGATGGACGGTGCGGCAGCTTGTGCACCACATCGCCGACAGCCACATGAATGCGTTTATCCGCGTGCGGCTGGCGCTGACGGAGGACTGGCCGACGGTCAAGACGTACGACGAGAAGGCGTGGGCGGCGTTGCGTGATTCGGTTGCCCCGGTGGAGTGGTCGCTGGAACTGATCGAGAGCCTGCATGCGCGGTGGGTGCTGATGTTGCAGTCGCTGAGCGAGGAACAGTGGGCGAGGGGATTCCGGCACCCGGAGGACGGGCCGATGTCGATTGAGCTGGCGACGCTGGCGTATGGATGGCACTCGCGGCATCACGTAGCGCATATTACGCGTCTGCGCGCGAATAAGAAGTGGTGA
- a CDS encoding nuclear transport factor 2 family protein — MRFLTTSATVLCAILTSASFATAATPDVKLQTRLFLDAYARGDRDTVLPMLDPAITVYASDAAEIFRGTEAVTTLLANDQRLWGGPAHIGEMEDTSIVQQGPFASLFFDASFSAGGQPPVLVRFAMVWKLTDGKWLLIQGSNVVPTRGQSAAELLKKN, encoded by the coding sequence ATGCGATTCCTCACTACATCCGCCACCGTCCTGTGCGCAATCCTGACTAGCGCTTCATTCGCCACCGCCGCAACACCAGACGTCAAGCTACAGACCAGGCTCTTCCTCGACGCCTACGCACGCGGCGACCGCGACACCGTCCTCCCCATGCTCGATCCCGCCATCACCGTCTACGCCAGCGACGCAGCCGAAATCTTCCGCGGGACCGAAGCCGTCACCACCCTCCTCGCCAACGACCAGCGCCTCTGGGGAGGCCCCGCCCACATCGGCGAGATGGAAGACACCTCCATCGTTCAGCAGGGACCCTTCGCATCGCTCTTCTTCGACGCCAGCTTCTCCGCAGGCGGCCAGCCTCCTGTCCTCGTGCGCTTCGCTATGGTCTGGAAGCTCACCGACGGCAAATGGCTCCTCATTCAAGGCTCAAACGTAGTCCCCACACGCGGTCAAAGCGCAGCAGAGCTTCTCAAGAAAAACTGA
- a CDS encoding type II toxin-antitoxin system HigB family toxin: MAEAKCGYDCVEAILGIAPKMGAWYVFEVRIVARSTLINFVHHRVRRAERRVVLDHLEAWYAIASRAEWKNSAELKRMFGSASIVSANRVVFNIKGNDYRLVVSINYQLQVIFIKWLGTHAEYDRVDVATVQHDKERYADISHSE; encoded by the coding sequence GTGGCGGAAGCGAAGTGTGGGTACGACTGCGTAGAGGCCATTCTCGGCATTGCTCCCAAAATGGGAGCGTGGTATGTTTTCGAAGTGAGGATTGTAGCTCGGAGCACTCTGATCAACTTCGTGCACCACCGAGTTCGCCGAGCAGAACGACGCGTCGTTCTCGATCATCTGGAGGCGTGGTATGCCATTGCCTCCAGGGCGGAGTGGAAGAACTCAGCCGAATTGAAGCGAATGTTTGGTTCGGCGAGCATCGTTTCCGCGAACAGAGTGGTCTTCAACATCAAGGGCAACGATTACCGGCTGGTCGTGAGTATCAACTATCAATTACAGGTCATCTTCATCAAGTGGCTGGGCACGCATGCGGAGTACGACAGGGTCGATGTCGCCACTGTTCAGCACGACAAGGAGCGTTATGCGGATATTTCCCATTCGGAGTGA
- a CDS encoding carbon-nitrogen hydrolase family protein → MQPNNIRVALAQFAPIYQNKQATLTKALDLIQQAAGKGAKLIAFGETWFPGYPVWLDVCPAAGLWNHEPTKRIFAELRQNSITITGPETKALAEAAADLSIGIVIGINERVDEGPGQGTLYNSLLTFSTDGLLANHHRKLVPTFTERLVWGNGDGGGLSAASIANARVGGLICWEHWMPLARTAMHQSGEHIHVAVWPTANEIAQLASRHYAFEGRCFVLAVGLMMRAVDIPGELPHNVNQEWAESGGSAIIAPDTSYVVEPIYDREELVIADLDLNMIDRESMALDVTGHYSRPDVFTFSHRTLAG, encoded by the coding sequence GTGCAGCCTAACAACATTCGCGTCGCTCTCGCGCAGTTCGCGCCCATCTACCAAAACAAGCAAGCCACGCTCACTAAAGCGCTTGACCTGATCCAGCAGGCGGCCGGCAAGGGCGCAAAGCTCATCGCCTTTGGCGAAACGTGGTTTCCCGGCTATCCCGTCTGGCTCGACGTCTGCCCCGCCGCCGGCCTGTGGAACCATGAGCCAACCAAGCGCATCTTCGCGGAGCTGCGCCAGAACAGCATCACAATCACCGGCCCTGAGACGAAGGCGCTCGCTGAAGCAGCCGCTGACCTCAGCATTGGAATCGTCATCGGCATCAACGAGCGCGTTGACGAAGGCCCAGGCCAGGGCACCCTTTACAACAGCCTCCTCACTTTCTCAACCGACGGCCTTCTGGCAAATCACCATCGCAAGCTCGTCCCCACATTCACCGAGCGGCTGGTCTGGGGCAACGGCGACGGCGGTGGCCTAAGCGCTGCTTCCATAGCCAACGCCCGCGTCGGCGGACTCATCTGCTGGGAGCACTGGATGCCGCTCGCGCGCACCGCCATGCACCAGTCCGGCGAGCACATCCACGTCGCGGTCTGGCCCACGGCCAACGAGATCGCGCAGCTCGCCAGCCGCCACTACGCCTTCGAAGGCCGTTGCTTCGTCCTCGCCGTCGGCCTGATGATGCGCGCCGTCGACATTCCAGGTGAGCTTCCTCACAACGTCAATCAGGAGTGGGCCGAGAGCGGAGGCAGCGCCATCATCGCGCCTGACACCAGCTACGTCGTCGAACCCATCTACGACCGCGAGGAGCTCGTCATTGCCGACCTCGACCTCAACATGATCGACCGCGAGAGCATGGCGCTCGATGTAACCGGCCACTATTCGCGACCGGATGTCTTCACCTTCTCGCATCGCACCCTCGCGGGCTAG
- the tldD gene encoding metalloprotease TldD has product MTTPAPDHKHYFTTKLGISERLIERCLAEALSAGGDYADLYFESVTSTSLGIDESLVKSASQGISLGCGVRVLSGERTGYAYTDDLSSDALLRAARTAALIASGPAKELMTGFRHTEAESLYPIIGDTADAQIAIQTAQKLDLLQRADAAARAYDPRITQVRASFSDELRRILVAASDGTFASDTQPLSRLNVFVIAKDATNTARGTSGGGGRITMDFFSAGGPGEADKSPEHFAREAARTAILQLGAVAAPAGEMEVVLGPGWPGVLLHEAVGHGLEADFNRKKTSAFAGLIGQQVASSKVTVVDNGRLPNRRGSINVDDEGNPTQETVLIENGILKGYLSDKLSSRLMGTPNTGSGRRESYHHIPMPRMTNTYMLNGEDMPEDIIRSVKRGLYAVNFGGGQVDITNGKFVFSASEAYLIEDGKVTRPVKGATLIGNGPEALKYVSMVGNDLALDEGIGTCGKSGQSVPVGVGMPTIKLDKMTVGGTS; this is encoded by the coding sequence ATGACCACCCCCGCCCCTGACCACAAGCACTACTTCACCACCAAGCTAGGCATCTCCGAGCGCCTCATCGAGCGTTGCCTCGCCGAAGCCCTCTCCGCCGGGGGCGACTACGCCGACCTCTACTTCGAGTCCGTCACCTCCACCTCGCTCGGCATCGACGAGTCCCTCGTCAAATCAGCCTCCCAGGGCATCAGCCTCGGCTGCGGCGTCCGGGTCCTCTCCGGCGAGCGCACCGGCTACGCCTACACGGACGACCTCTCCTCCGACGCGTTGCTACGCGCAGCGCGAACGGCAGCCCTCATCGCCAGCGGCCCCGCCAAGGAGCTCATGACCGGCTTCCGCCACACCGAGGCCGAGTCCCTCTACCCCATCATCGGAGACACCGCCGACGCCCAAATTGCGATCCAGACCGCCCAGAAGCTCGACCTCCTGCAGCGCGCCGACGCCGCCGCACGCGCCTACGACCCGCGCATCACCCAGGTCCGCGCCAGCTTCTCCGACGAACTCCGCCGCATCCTCGTCGCCGCCTCCGACGGAACCTTCGCCTCCGACACCCAGCCCCTATCGCGCCTCAACGTCTTCGTCATTGCCAAGGACGCCACCAACACCGCCCGCGGAACCAGCGGCGGAGGCGGCCGCATCACCATGGACTTCTTCAGCGCCGGCGGCCCGGGTGAGGCCGACAAGAGCCCAGAGCACTTCGCCCGCGAGGCCGCACGCACCGCCATCCTCCAATTGGGTGCAGTAGCCGCCCCCGCCGGCGAGATGGAAGTCGTCCTCGGCCCCGGCTGGCCCGGCGTCCTGCTCCACGAAGCCGTAGGCCACGGCCTCGAAGCCGACTTCAACCGCAAGAAAACCTCCGCCTTCGCCGGCCTCATCGGCCAGCAGGTAGCCTCCAGCAAAGTCACCGTAGTCGACAACGGCCGTCTGCCCAACCGCCGAGGCTCCATCAACGTCGACGACGAGGGCAACCCCACGCAGGAGACCGTCCTCATCGAAAACGGTATCCTCAAGGGCTACCTCTCGGACAAGCTCTCCTCGCGCCTCATGGGAACCCCCAACACCGGCTCCGGCCGCCGCGAGAGTTACCACCACATCCCCATGCCCCGCATGACCAACACCTACATGCTCAACGGCGAAGACATGCCCGAGGACATCATCCGCTCCGTCAAGCGCGGCCTCTACGCCGTCAACTTCGGCGGAGGCCAGGTCGACATCACCAACGGCAAGTTCGTCTTCTCCGCCTCCGAGGCCTACCTCATCGAAGACGGCAAGGTCACCCGCCCCGTCAAAGGAGCCACCCTCATAGGCAACGGCCCCGAAGCCCTCAAGTACGTCTCCATGGTCGGCAACGACCTCGCCCTCGACGAAGGCATAGGCACCTGCGGCAAATCCGGCCAGTCTGTCCCCGTAGGCGTAGGCATGCCCACCATCAAACTCGACAAGATGACCGTCGGCGGAACCAGCTAG
- a CDS encoding VWA domain-containing protein has product MKLQAALTFALVAASPLAQAQEPTPQTPTISTQSTLVLVPALVRDKPGNLVYTLNADDFTLIDDGVPQKLHLEQDTGGEPLALVVVIEIGAAGAREFNKFTSIAPPLAPMLESIVGNVPHKIAVVAFDSQPTLLEDFTPSIDRAAAAIATLTPDCTRQHHLDNCASPLAIRNVPLGDNGDAILDSIAFSVDLLRKQPIEYRRAILLISETLDRGSRTSLDDALRAISDTNTTIYSIGFSTAKSEAAHYGARTLPTQPGGLWMENHHPNPPHGCMGKDPDPDPDPDATHNKAVQVYDCATQLLPPLALAKMAAILATDGLKRNIPETVASLTGGEYFKLTNAKSLERDLATISNHIPNRYILSFQPQSPHPGLHAIGLQLKDYPNLQLTARTSYWADAVNASSQPASPGTPSKAQ; this is encoded by the coding sequence ATGAAGCTCCAAGCCGCGCTCACGTTCGCTCTCGTAGCTGCCTCTCCTCTCGCGCAAGCACAAGAACCCACTCCTCAAACACCCACCATCAGCACACAGTCCACTCTCGTCCTCGTTCCCGCTCTCGTTCGCGATAAACCTGGCAACCTCGTCTACACCCTCAACGCCGACGACTTCACACTCATCGACGACGGCGTCCCGCAAAAGCTCCACCTCGAGCAGGACACCGGCGGCGAACCACTCGCCCTCGTCGTTGTCATCGAGATCGGCGCCGCCGGTGCGCGCGAGTTCAACAAGTTCACCTCCATCGCTCCACCCCTCGCTCCCATGCTCGAATCCATCGTCGGCAATGTTCCGCACAAGATTGCCGTCGTCGCCTTCGACAGCCAGCCAACCCTCCTCGAAGACTTCACTCCCAGCATCGATCGTGCCGCAGCAGCCATCGCCACGCTAACCCCTGACTGCACACGTCAGCATCACCTCGACAACTGCGCCTCGCCGCTCGCCATCCGCAACGTACCACTCGGCGACAACGGCGACGCCATCCTCGACAGCATCGCCTTCTCCGTTGACCTCTTGCGCAAACAACCCATCGAGTATCGCCGCGCCATCCTGCTCATCAGCGAGACGCTCGACCGCGGCAGCCGCACTAGCCTCGATGACGCCCTACGCGCCATCAGCGACACCAACACCACCATCTACAGCATCGGTTTCTCCACAGCGAAGTCCGAAGCCGCCCACTACGGCGCGCGCACACTTCCCACGCAGCCAGGCGGCTTATGGATGGAAAACCACCACCCCAACCCGCCTCACGGCTGCATGGGCAAAGATCCCGATCCCGATCCCGACCCCGACGCCACCCACAACAAAGCCGTCCAGGTCTATGACTGCGCCACGCAGCTTCTGCCGCCGCTCGCGCTCGCCAAGATGGCCGCCATCCTCGCCACCGACGGCCTCAAACGCAACATCCCCGAGACCGTTGCCAGTCTCACCGGCGGCGAGTACTTCAAACTGACCAACGCCAAAAGCCTCGAGCGCGACCTCGCCACCATCTCCAACCACATCCCCAATCGCTACATCCTCAGCTTCCAGCCACAGTCACCCCACCCCGGCCTCCACGCCATCGGGCTGCAGCTGAAGGACTATCCCAACCTCCAGCTCACCGCCCGCACCAGCTACTGGGCCGATGCAGTCAATGCATCATCACAACCTGCCTCGCCAGGCACACCTTCAAAAGCACAGTAG
- a CDS encoding glycoside hydrolase domain-containing protein, with protein MRFLPASLATILLFTATIARPQQTAQRPAEHLGFDANDYPGDAALPALRRHFVFTGYWLNNPPGETTNPWLGKRDTLLRNNFGFLVLYNGRLDAEILKAKRRGTTPQALGKQDAAAAIAAAQREHFPAGTALFLDQEEGGRLLPEQSAYLLAWTEAIARSTYLPGVYASGQPVPDDPGTTITTIQDIREQVAAKHLHPIAFFAYQDACPPSNGCTLTPPPITAAGTPDIAVWQYAQSPRRPANTRSCAKTYAADGNCYAPGIPKLYLDMSVATSDDPSHGR; from the coding sequence ATGCGTTTCCTCCCCGCGAGCCTCGCCACCATTCTTCTCTTCACCGCGACCATCGCGCGGCCCCAGCAGACTGCTCAGCGGCCTGCTGAGCATTTGGGCTTCGACGCCAACGACTACCCCGGCGACGCTGCCCTGCCCGCCCTCCGCCGGCACTTCGTTTTCACCGGATACTGGCTCAACAACCCTCCCGGCGAGACCACCAATCCCTGGCTCGGCAAGCGCGACACCCTTCTCCGCAACAACTTCGGCTTCCTCGTCCTCTACAACGGCCGCCTCGACGCCGAGATCCTCAAAGCAAAACGCCGCGGCACCACCCCTCAAGCCCTCGGCAAACAAGACGCCGCCGCCGCCATCGCCGCTGCGCAGCGCGAACACTTCCCCGCCGGCACCGCCCTCTTCCTCGACCAGGAAGAGGGCGGCCGCCTGCTCCCCGAACAGTCCGCCTACCTGCTCGCATGGACCGAAGCCATCGCCCGCTCCACCTACCTCCCGGGCGTCTACGCCAGCGGCCAGCCCGTCCCCGACGACCCCGGCACCACCATCACCACCATCCAGGACATCCGCGAGCAGGTCGCCGCAAAGCACCTCCACCCCATCGCCTTCTTCGCCTACCAGGACGCCTGCCCACCCTCAAACGGCTGCACGCTCACCCCGCCGCCCATCACCGCCGCCGGAACCCCCGACATCGCCGTCTGGCAGTACGCCCAATCCCCCCGCCGCCCCGCGAACACCCGCTCCTGCGCCAAAACCTACGCCGCCGACGGGAACTGCTACGCCCCCGGCATCCCGAAGCTCTATCTCGACATGAGCGTAGCCACGTCAGACGACCCCTCCCACGGCCGCTAG
- a CDS encoding sensor histidine kinase yields MQVTATDLIERLAQHKTLGSAPREELAWLVEHGSLRTLGVGEMLSQKGHPVEGLYVILSGRLALFVDRGAGPSKLVEWGAGDVTGMLPYSRLVSPPGDSIAQEPLEILALHRDHLREMIQECFEITSILVHRMIDRARLFTSSELDNEKLISLGKLSAGLAHELNNPASAIERSVCLLTDRLEESENATRALEAAGLSETQLAAVDAIRESCLAKKTVKTRSALEQADREDAIYGWLADRGLDTSNAQILADTEVTFEALNSIVEIVPGPTANAVLRWAAAGCAVRSLASEIQSCSSRISGLVMAVKGFTHMDQAMVAERVDLGLGLSDTVTVLNSKAREKSVAVAIDLQAGLPRVFGFAAELNQIWGNLIDNALDAAPEGGRVEVSACCEGQHIVVRIIDNGPGIPSEIRSRVFDPFFTTKPMGQGTGLGLDIARRLVGHNDGLIEFDSQPGRTEFRVSLPVAGD; encoded by the coding sequence ATGCAAGTGACCGCAACGGATCTGATCGAGCGCCTGGCGCAACACAAGACACTTGGCTCAGCACCTCGTGAGGAACTGGCCTGGCTGGTGGAACATGGGTCCCTTCGAACGCTTGGAGTCGGCGAGATGCTGTCTCAAAAGGGGCATCCGGTAGAGGGGCTTTACGTCATTCTGTCGGGGCGTCTGGCGCTCTTCGTCGACCGTGGGGCCGGGCCGAGCAAGCTGGTTGAGTGGGGGGCGGGCGACGTAACCGGGATGCTGCCGTACTCACGGCTGGTGAGTCCTCCAGGAGATTCAATTGCACAGGAGCCTTTGGAGATCCTGGCCCTGCATCGGGACCATCTTCGAGAGATGATCCAGGAGTGTTTTGAGATCACGTCGATCCTGGTGCATCGGATGATCGACCGCGCGCGACTGTTTACTTCGAGCGAGCTGGATAACGAGAAGCTGATCTCGCTTGGTAAGCTTTCTGCGGGCCTGGCTCATGAGCTGAATAATCCTGCGTCAGCGATTGAGCGCAGTGTTTGCCTGCTTACGGATCGGCTGGAAGAGTCAGAAAACGCGACGCGCGCGTTGGAAGCGGCCGGGTTATCGGAAACTCAGTTGGCCGCGGTGGATGCGATCCGAGAATCCTGCCTTGCGAAGAAGACCGTGAAGACGCGATCTGCTCTGGAGCAAGCCGACCGCGAAGATGCTATTTACGGTTGGCTTGCCGATCGTGGTTTAGATACCTCCAACGCCCAGATACTTGCCGACACCGAGGTTACGTTCGAGGCGCTGAACTCGATTGTGGAGATTGTGCCGGGACCAACAGCCAACGCCGTGCTTCGCTGGGCGGCTGCCGGATGTGCAGTACGGAGTCTCGCGTCAGAGATTCAGAGTTGTTCATCGCGTATCTCTGGTCTTGTCATGGCAGTGAAGGGATTCACGCACATGGACCAGGCGATGGTGGCCGAGCGTGTGGATCTGGGGTTAGGACTGAGCGACACCGTGACAGTGTTGAACTCGAAGGCGAGGGAGAAGTCGGTGGCCGTGGCCATTGATTTGCAGGCCGGTCTGCCGCGGGTATTCGGTTTTGCGGCCGAACTAAACCAGATATGGGGAAACCTGATCGATAATGCTCTGGATGCCGCGCCGGAAGGTGGCCGCGTGGAGGTGAGCGCGTGCTGTGAGGGTCAACATATAGTGGTGCGCATCATCGATAATGGGCCGGGCATTCCATCAGAGATCCGCTCACGCGTCTTCGATCCCTTTTTTACGACGAAACCGATGGGGCAGGGCACGGGTCTAGGGCTGGACATTGCTCGGCGTCTAGTGGGTCATAACGATGGCCTGATTGAATTTGATTCGCAGCCGGGGCGAACAGAGTTTCGTGTATCGCTGCCTGTTGCCGGTGATTGA
- a CDS encoding helix-turn-helix domain-containing protein, whose product MRIFPIRSEQDHGKALSRIEVLMDKNRSSAEEDELDVLATLVAAYEEKRFPIQCPTPVAVIQFVMDQRGLRRKDLEDLLGSRARVSEILNGRRPLTLTMIRRLSASWGISADLLIQEPQSRRGRRPTHAPRTARRTAA is encoded by the coding sequence ATGCGGATATTTCCCATTCGGAGTGAGCAGGACCACGGGAAGGCTCTATCGAGGATCGAAGTCCTGATGGATAAGAACCGGAGCTCCGCCGAAGAGGATGAGCTGGACGTACTCGCGACGCTTGTGGCGGCCTATGAGGAGAAGCGCTTTCCCATCCAGTGCCCGACCCCCGTCGCAGTCATTCAGTTTGTGATGGACCAGCGAGGTTTGCGGCGCAAAGATCTCGAGGATCTGCTGGGAAGCAGAGCGCGAGTGTCGGAGATATTGAACGGAAGGCGTCCGCTCACGCTGACGATGATCCGGCGGCTGAGTGCGTCCTGGGGTATCTCGGCAGATCTGCTTATTCAGGAACCACAGAGCAGGCGCGGCCGACGGCCAACACACGCTCCCAGGACTGCAAGACGAACGGCGGCTTGA